The Prochlorococcus sp. MIT 1300 genome has a window encoding:
- a CDS encoding DUF1517 domain-containing protein has product MSIANKPLAKPTLNSSQKLLKRCFSILILPLVMTGLLLLQPQSAEAAGGGRIGGGSFRAPSIPRTGGYGGGYRYRGGGYGYRGGYGGGGMGFPFLIPMFGFGGGGLFGFLILMTIAGVLVNAVRGNRDSIVGTPQEYSPQAQGPITMLQVQIGLLASAKYLQEDLRRIAQSANTSNSEGLRHVLQETTLSLLRKPELWVYSNLETGMIPFNSAELTFNRLSMNERSKLSAELTSNYSGQQLSEKSPSSLAGEADPSNEYIVITILAASKGRINLNTSAESNHLTESLRTLGSIPSDDLMALEVIWQPEGAGEVLTSDDLLTSYPNLQHL; this is encoded by the coding sequence ATGTCTATTGCCAATAAACCTTTGGCCAAACCCACGCTTAATTCAAGCCAAAAGCTGCTGAAACGCTGTTTCAGCATCCTCATCCTTCCGTTGGTGATGACAGGTCTTCTTTTGCTGCAGCCCCAATCTGCCGAGGCAGCTGGAGGCGGCAGGATCGGTGGAGGCAGCTTTCGAGCACCATCTATTCCGCGTACCGGTGGATATGGCGGAGGCTATAGATATAGAGGAGGGGGATATGGATATAGAGGCGGTTACGGAGGGGGCGGCATGGGTTTTCCTTTCCTAATTCCAATGTTTGGCTTTGGGGGAGGAGGGTTATTTGGATTTCTAATCCTTATGACAATTGCTGGTGTTCTAGTAAATGCAGTAAGAGGTAATCGGGATTCAATTGTTGGCACTCCTCAGGAATATTCACCTCAAGCACAAGGTCCTATAACTATGCTTCAAGTTCAAATAGGACTGTTAGCAAGTGCAAAATATCTACAAGAAGACTTAAGAAGAATTGCTCAATCAGCAAATACAAGTAACTCGGAAGGGTTAAGACATGTACTACAAGAGACCACTCTTTCCCTTCTTAGAAAACCAGAACTTTGGGTCTACTCAAATCTTGAGACAGGGATGATACCTTTCAACTCAGCAGAGTTAACCTTTAATCGTTTATCAATGAATGAAAGAAGTAAACTTAGTGCAGAGTTGACTTCGAATTATTCAGGTCAACAACTTTCTGAAAAAAGTCCTTCCTCTCTGGCTGGCGAAGCGGATCCTTCCAACGAGTACATAGTTATAACGATCCTGGCCGCATCAAAAGGTCGAATCAACCTCAACACTTCTGCTGAAAGCAATCATCTAACAGAAAGTCTAAGAACCCTTGGATCAATTCCCTCCGATGATCTAATGGCGTTGGAAGTGATTTGGCAACCTGAGGGAGCTGGAGAAGTGCTCACGTCTGACGATCTATTGACCTCGTACCCAAACCTGCAACATCTCTAG